One Ethanoligenens harbinense YUAN-3 genomic window carries:
- the aroC gene encoding chorismate synthase, whose amino-acid sequence MSSTWGNQLKLSIFGESHGKGIGVVLDGLPAGQSIDQDELLVQMARRAPGRDATSTARKESDFPEILSGLYQNTTTGTPLSAIIHNSDTHSKDYADLNSHPRPGHADYTGNVRYSGHNDYRGGGHFSGRLTAPLTFAGAVCRQILARRGVSIGAHLLAAGNATDTPFDPMGMPDHVLSALAASPFPTLTRDAEQAMRQQIENARLDGDSVGGIVECMATGLPIGIGSPMFGGVENRMASLLFGIPAVKGLEFGEGFGAAALRGSTNNDAYVYEGVRVRTATNHHGGILGGITSGMPLVFRVAFKPTPSIFKEQRTVDLEAHAEVPLTIHGRHDPCVAVRAVPVVESAAAVALLDLFLEAYGYEFR is encoded by the coding sequence ATGTCATCGACTTGGGGTAACCAACTGAAACTCTCCATTTTCGGGGAATCGCACGGCAAAGGCATCGGCGTGGTGCTGGACGGCCTGCCCGCCGGGCAGTCCATCGACCAGGACGAACTGCTGGTGCAGATGGCGCGCCGCGCGCCCGGCCGCGACGCTACGAGCACGGCGCGGAAAGAAAGCGATTTTCCCGAGATCCTCTCCGGGCTGTATCAGAACACCACCACCGGCACGCCGTTGAGCGCGATCATCCACAACAGCGACACTCACTCCAAGGATTACGCCGACCTGAACAGCCATCCGCGCCCCGGCCATGCGGATTACACCGGAAACGTGCGCTACAGCGGGCACAACGACTACCGCGGCGGCGGGCACTTTTCCGGCCGCCTCACCGCGCCGCTCACCTTTGCCGGCGCGGTCTGCCGCCAGATCCTTGCGCGGCGGGGCGTCTCCATCGGCGCACACCTGCTCGCAGCCGGGAATGCAACAGACACGCCGTTCGACCCCATGGGCATGCCCGACCACGTGCTGTCGGCGCTGGCGGCATCCCCTTTCCCCACGCTGACGCGTGACGCCGAACAGGCCATGCGGCAGCAAATCGAAAACGCCAGGCTGGACGGCGACTCGGTAGGCGGCATTGTGGAGTGCATGGCTACCGGGCTGCCCATCGGCATCGGCAGCCCGATGTTCGGCGGCGTGGAAAACCGTATGGCTTCGCTGCTGTTCGGCATCCCCGCTGTCAAAGGGCTGGAATTCGGCGAGGGCTTCGGCGCGGCAGCCCTGCGCGGCAGCACCAACAACGACGCTTATGTTTATGAAGGCGTTCGTGTACGCACCGCCACCAACCATCACGGCGGCATTCTGGGCGGCATTACCAGCGGCATGCCGCTGGTGTTCCGCGTGGCGTTCAAGCCCACGCCGTCCATCTTCAAGGAACAGCGCACAGTGGATCTCGAAGCCCACGCGGAGGTTCCGCTCACCATCCACGGGCGGCACGACCCCTGTGTGGCCGTGCGGGCCGTACCGGTGGTGGAATCGGCGGCCGCGGTTGCTTTGCTGGACCTTTTCCTGGAGGCGTATGGCTATGAATTTAGATGA
- a CDS encoding bifunctional chorismate mutase/prephenate dehydratase, protein MNLDEARAQIDQIDKEMVSLFEQRMNAVLNVARYKKEHGMVVFDPARESAVLDRVRESVSPALADYAVSLWESLMELAKSLERSIIASDSPGVQAIRDLAANAGSPIPHPRVAVQGVAGAYAHLAAKHMYPDGDISFCERWADVFYALQDGLCDYGILPVENSSAGAVAEVYDLMRQFKFYIVKAYPLPVKHCLLGVRGATLRDIRHVYTIPIAYMQCADFFKQHRHIQQVPVANTAIAAQQVARLGDKTCAALCSRECAQLYGLDVLAEHIQQTSTNCTRFISISRHLEIPPNANKISLLFTLPHVTGSLHRTLARFAHGGLNLTKIESRPNPDKNFEYVFYLDFTGTLAAPSTAELLGNLWDELVVFHFLGNYYEPKA, encoded by the coding sequence ATGAATTTAGATGAGGCGCGCGCCCAAATCGATCAAATCGACAAAGAAATGGTCAGCCTGTTTGAGCAGCGCATGAACGCGGTTCTGAACGTGGCGCGGTATAAAAAAGAACACGGCATGGTGGTGTTCGACCCCGCGCGCGAAAGCGCCGTGCTCGACCGGGTGCGGGAATCGGTTTCCCCCGCGCTGGCAGACTATGCCGTTTCCCTCTGGGAATCGCTGATGGAACTGGCCAAATCACTGGAACGCAGCATCATCGCGTCCGATTCACCGGGTGTCCAGGCTATCAGGGATCTGGCCGCCAACGCCGGCAGCCCTATTCCCCACCCGCGCGTGGCAGTACAGGGGGTGGCCGGGGCCTATGCCCATCTGGCGGCAAAACATATGTATCCGGACGGTGACATCTCTTTTTGCGAACGTTGGGCAGACGTATTTTACGCACTGCAGGACGGTTTATGCGACTATGGTATACTGCCTGTGGAAAACTCCAGCGCCGGAGCGGTAGCGGAAGTATACGACCTGATGCGCCAGTTCAAATTCTACATCGTCAAGGCCTATCCGCTGCCGGTGAAACATTGCCTGTTGGGCGTGCGCGGTGCAACCCTCCGCGATATCCGGCATGTCTACACCATCCCCATCGCCTATATGCAGTGCGCCGATTTTTTCAAACAGCATCGCCATATCCAACAGGTTCCCGTTGCCAACACCGCCATAGCCGCACAACAAGTTGCCCGTCTCGGTGACAAGACCTGCGCGGCACTCTGCTCGAGGGAATGCGCCCAGTTATACGGACTGGATGTCCTCGCGGAGCATATCCAACAGACCTCCACCAACTGCACCCGGTTTATCTCCATTTCGCGCCATCTGGAGATTCCACCGAACGCAAATAAGATCAGTCTGCTTTTCACTCTGCCGCATGTTACCGGCTCGTTGCACCGCACACTTGCGCGCTTCGCGCACGGCGGTCTGAACCTCACCAAAATCGAATCCCGGCCGAACCCGGACAAAAATTTCGAGTACGTGTTCTATCTCGATTTCACGGGAACACTGGCGGCACCCAGCACAGCCGAGCTGTTGGGCAACCTGTGGGACGAATTGGTCGTGTTCCATTTTCTCGGGAACTACTACGAACCCAAAGCCTGA
- the eno gene encoding phosphopyruvate hydratase, which produces MKSELHIEHVHARQILDSRGNPTLEAEVVTEDGSVGLAAVPSGASTGQFEALELRDGDKSVYLGKGVLKAVENVNGPLAEAVIGLDALSQRAVDAALLKADGTEGKSNLGANAILAISLATAKAAAKALDLPLYQYLGGVNAHTLPVPMMNILNGGAHATNTVDIQEFMVMPVGAPSFSEALRWCAEVFHALAKVLKGRGLATSVGDEGGFAPNLDTDEDALKIILEAIEKAGYKPGEQFRIAIDAASSEWYQEDGSYLLTKSQKKLSRTDMINFWSDLVSKYPIISLEDGLAEEDWDGWTELTKALGQKIQLVGDDLFVTNPARLDKGIKMGAGNAILIKVNQIGTLTETLDAIELAHRHNYTTIISHRSGETGDTTIADLAVALNAGQIKTGAPSRSERVEKYNQLLRIEEQLGAEANFPGLAAFYNI; this is translated from the coding sequence ATGAAATCAGAATTGCACATTGAGCATGTCCATGCCCGCCAGATTTTAGATTCCCGCGGCAATCCTACGCTTGAAGCGGAAGTCGTCACCGAAGATGGTTCGGTCGGTCTTGCCGCCGTTCCGTCGGGCGCTTCCACCGGCCAATTCGAAGCGTTGGAGCTCCGTGACGGTGATAAATCCGTATATCTCGGCAAAGGCGTGCTCAAAGCCGTCGAGAACGTCAACGGCCCGCTTGCCGAGGCTGTTATCGGTCTGGACGCGCTTTCCCAGCGCGCGGTCGACGCCGCTCTCCTGAAAGCCGACGGCACCGAGGGTAAATCCAACCTGGGCGCCAACGCCATTCTGGCGATTTCTCTTGCCACTGCGAAAGCCGCCGCGAAAGCGCTGGATCTGCCGCTCTACCAGTACCTGGGCGGCGTGAACGCGCACACCCTGCCGGTCCCGATGATGAACATTCTCAACGGCGGCGCGCATGCGACCAACACCGTTGACATTCAGGAATTCATGGTCATGCCGGTGGGCGCCCCGTCCTTCTCCGAAGCTCTTCGCTGGTGCGCCGAAGTTTTCCACGCGCTCGCCAAAGTGCTCAAAGGCCGCGGCCTTGCCACTTCCGTGGGTGATGAAGGCGGCTTTGCCCCGAACCTCGACACCGACGAAGATGCGCTGAAGATCATCCTGGAAGCCATCGAGAAAGCCGGCTACAAACCGGGCGAGCAGTTCCGCATCGCCATCGACGCCGCCTCCAGCGAGTGGTATCAGGAAGACGGCAGCTATCTGCTCACCAAGAGCCAGAAAAAGCTCAGCCGTACCGACATGATTAACTTCTGGAGCGATCTCGTTTCCAAATATCCGATCATCTCCCTCGAAGACGGCCTGGCCGAAGAAGACTGGGACGGCTGGACGGAACTCACCAAAGCGCTGGGCCAGAAGATCCAGCTGGTGGGCGATGACCTGTTCGTCACCAACCCGGCCCGCCTGGATAAGGGCATCAAAATGGGCGCCGGCAATGCCATCCTGATCAAGGTCAACCAGATCGGTACCCTGACCGAGACCCTCGACGCCATCGAGCTGGCCCACCGCCACAACTACACCACCATCATTTCCCACCGTTCCGGCGAAACCGGCGACACCACCATCGCCGACCTGGCCGTGGCCCTCAACGCCGGCCAGATCAAGACCGGTGCCCCGAGCCGCAGCGAGCGCGTGGAGAAATACAACCAGCTGCTCCGCATTGAGGAACAGCTGGGTGCGGAAGCCAACTTCCCGGGCCTTGCCGCTTTCTACAACATCTGA
- a CDS encoding YveK family protein, which translates to MNETNEPTSYDQELDLGRLLLILKRGWLPILLASFLGLIVAFSLAAWAISPLYASSTMLVVNANNNQNNTTTITNDQLTTAQELVNTYSVILTSDTVLDQVISDLNLKTDASALAKNISVEGVNQTQVLKITVKDTNPQVAKNIANDIARVAPSIIIQTVKAGSVEVVSDAKLELKPVFPNIVLFSAIGLLIGFIGAYATLLVRDLLDHTFDSEEDVENRLGISVIGVIPVVQVKE; encoded by the coding sequence TTGAACGAAACCAACGAGCCCACGTCGTACGATCAGGAATTGGATCTGGGCCGCCTGCTTTTGATTCTAAAAAGAGGCTGGCTGCCAATATTGCTTGCTTCCTTTTTGGGCCTGATCGTTGCTTTTTCTCTTGCGGCTTGGGCAATCAGCCCGCTGTATGCATCCAGCACGATGCTGGTGGTAAATGCCAACAACAACCAAAACAACACCACTACCATCACCAATGACCAGTTGACAACCGCACAGGAGCTCGTCAATACGTATTCCGTGATTCTGACCAGCGACACCGTGCTTGATCAGGTGATTTCGGATCTGAACCTCAAAACGGACGCCTCTGCACTTGCAAAGAACATCTCCGTTGAAGGCGTGAACCAAACACAGGTTTTGAAAATCACGGTAAAGGACACCAACCCCCAGGTGGCCAAAAATATTGCAAACGACATCGCCCGCGTCGCGCCGAGCATAATTATCCAGACCGTTAAAGCCGGGTCGGTGGAGGTGGTTTCGGATGCAAAACTAGAATTGAAACCTGTCTTCCCGAATATTGTTCTGTTTTCCGCCATTGGTTTGCTGATCGGTTTTATCGGCGCCTATGCCACGCTGCTGGTTCGGGATCTGCTTGACCATACGTTTGATTCGGAAGAAGATGTTGAAAATCGTTTGGGCATCAGCGTCATCGGCGTGATCCCGGTCGTTCAGGTAAAAGAATAG
- a CDS encoding CpsD/CapB family tyrosine-protein kinase, which translates to MANKHRVLSHDVLLSSGNVPFQFVESYKTLRTNLDFIPIDEPCKKFLITSSIPEEGKSTVSINLAITLAESQKRVLLIDLDLRKPTIKKNLKLKDVRSGISSVLADQKSEDDCIVYLSDLNLYVMTSGPIPPNPAELIGSDRMQHLIRRLEEKFDYILIDTPPVSVVTDAALASRLVHGVIFVLRQKYTTTEIAQQAQNNLKNVGARIVGCVFNAFNAQKSRKYAYGHYRYKRYYTEAYK; encoded by the coding sequence ATGGCCAATAAACATCGCGTGCTTTCACATGATGTCCTGCTGTCATCGGGCAACGTTCCTTTCCAGTTTGTGGAGTCTTACAAAACACTGCGCACCAATCTCGATTTCATTCCGATCGATGAACCCTGCAAAAAATTCCTCATCACCAGTTCCATCCCCGAAGAAGGCAAAAGCACGGTATCCATCAACCTGGCCATCACACTGGCCGAAAGCCAGAAGCGGGTGCTGCTGATCGACCTGGACCTGCGCAAACCCACCATCAAAAAGAACCTGAAGCTCAAGGATGTGCGGAGCGGAATTTCTTCCGTCCTGGCCGACCAGAAAAGCGAAGACGACTGTATCGTATATCTGAGTGACCTCAATCTGTATGTCATGACATCCGGTCCCATTCCCCCCAACCCGGCGGAGCTGATCGGGTCGGACCGGATGCAGCACCTGATTCGCCGGCTGGAGGAAAAATTCGATTATATTCTGATCGATACCCCTCCCGTTTCCGTTGTCACGGATGCGGCTCTGGCTTCCCGGCTGGTACATGGTGTTATATTTGTGCTGCGGCAAAAATATACTACAACCGAAATTGCCCAACAGGCGCAAAACAATCTGAAAAATGTCGGCGCCCGGATCGTTGGGTGCGTATTCAATGCCTTCAACGCGCAAAAAAGCCGCAAATACGCCTACGGCCATTATAGATATAAAAGATATTACACCGAGGCATATAAATAA
- a CDS encoding sugar transferase produces MEGDIKAASPVADYLPGETVETNHAPKFYLLKKRCADIVLSGVGLVISAPVIFLIAVCIRLTSKGPAFFLQTRVGKNGAPFTIFKFRSMVDGADDLKKHLSSELYACYLEKRKLANDPRVTPFGQILRKTSLDELPQLLNILRGDMSLIGPRPLLPDEIVSYGPVYALYTQLRPGLTGLWQIKSRSFTTLPERAKLDAEYYRRRSTLFDLYIFFKTFRTVLSAKGAC; encoded by the coding sequence ATGGAAGGGGATATAAAGGCAGCGAGTCCCGTTGCCGACTATCTGCCCGGGGAAACCGTCGAAACAAACCATGCCCCCAAGTTCTATCTTTTGAAAAAGCGGTGCGCAGACATCGTATTGTCCGGCGTAGGACTCGTCATTTCGGCGCCGGTCATCTTCTTGATCGCTGTCTGCATTCGGTTGACCTCCAAAGGACCTGCGTTTTTTCTCCAAACGCGCGTTGGAAAAAACGGAGCCCCGTTTACGATCTTTAAATTTCGCTCCATGGTGGATGGGGCGGACGATTTGAAGAAACATCTGAGTTCCGAATTGTACGCATGCTACTTGGAAAAACGGAAACTGGCAAACGACCCCCGTGTGACCCCTTTCGGCCAGATATTGCGCAAAACCAGCCTGGACGAATTGCCGCAGCTGCTCAACATCCTGCGCGGGGACATGAGCCTCATCGGGCCGCGCCCCTTGCTTCCGGATGAAATCGTATCCTATGGCCCTGTTTACGCCCTGTATACCCAATTACGGCCGGGGCTGACAGGCCTTTGGCAGATCAAAAGCCGGAGCTTCACCACCCTGCCGGAACGTGCAAAGCTGGATGCGGAATACTACCGCCGAAGAAGCACCCTGTTTGACCTGTACATCTTTTTCAAAACGTTTCGGACCGTACTTTCTGCGAAAGGCGCATGTTGA
- a CDS encoding ABC-F family ATP-binding cassette domain-containing protein yields MITVSNVSLSFQDKKLFDNVNLKFTPGNCYGVIGANGAGKTSFIKILSGELVPTGGEVIVTPGERLAVLKQDHFQFDQFTVLQTVILGHKRLYDIMQEKDALYAKPDFSEEDGEKAAALESEFAELDGWNAESDAERLLTGLGVDVSLHGKQMQELDGNDKVKVLLAQALFGNPHILLLDEPTNHLDIAAITWLESFLLDYPNTVIVISHDRHFLNQVCTHMVDIDFGKMNLVVGNYDFWYESSQLAQRLLAEQNRKKEEKIKELQTFIERFSSNASKAKQATSRKKLLEKITLDDIRPSSRRYPYVGFTPNREAGKDILSVEGICKTVDGVPLLKDVTFTVNKGDKIVFSSHNELARTLLFQILMGEIEPDSGSFKWGVTTSQSYLPRDVNAYFEDPELTIIDWLRQFSEDKHESYIRGFLGKMLFSGDDALKKAQVLSGGEKMRCMFSKLMLSGANVLLLDDPTNHLDLESITAVNNGLKAFPGTMLFTSHDLEFIETIANRVIELTPAGIYDKQTSFADFLENEDAQQRIAALYADA; encoded by the coding sequence ATGATCACGGTCTCAAATGTCAGCCTGTCCTTTCAGGATAAAAAACTGTTTGACAATGTCAATCTAAAGTTCACGCCGGGAAACTGCTACGGCGTGATCGGCGCAAACGGCGCGGGAAAAACCAGCTTTATCAAGATTCTTTCGGGCGAGCTTGTGCCCACCGGCGGCGAGGTGATCGTCACACCCGGAGAACGTTTGGCCGTGCTCAAGCAGGACCATTTCCAGTTTGACCAATTCACCGTTCTCCAAACGGTCATCCTCGGGCACAAGCGCCTGTACGACATCATGCAGGAAAAAGACGCGCTGTATGCCAAGCCGGATTTCAGCGAGGAAGACGGCGAGAAAGCCGCCGCGCTGGAAAGCGAATTTGCGGAATTGGACGGCTGGAACGCCGAATCCGATGCGGAACGCCTGCTCACCGGTCTGGGGGTGGATGTGTCGCTGCATGGCAAACAGATGCAGGAACTGGACGGCAACGACAAAGTGAAAGTGCTGCTGGCGCAGGCACTGTTCGGTAACCCTCACATTTTGCTGCTCGATGAGCCGACCAACCATCTCGACATCGCCGCCATCACCTGGCTGGAGTCCTTCCTGCTGGATTATCCAAACACCGTCATCGTCATCTCCCATGACCGCCATTTCCTCAACCAGGTCTGCACCCATATGGTGGATATCGACTTCGGCAAAATGAACCTGGTGGTGGGCAACTACGATTTCTGGTACGAATCCAGCCAGTTGGCCCAGCGGCTGCTGGCCGAACAAAACCGCAAAAAAGAAGAAAAAATCAAGGAGTTGCAGACTTTCATTGAACGGTTCAGCTCCAACGCCTCCAAGGCCAAGCAGGCGACCTCCCGCAAGAAGCTGCTGGAAAAGATCACGCTCGACGATATCCGCCCCTCCTCGCGGCGCTACCCATATGTCGGCTTCACACCCAACCGCGAAGCGGGTAAGGATATCCTTTCGGTCGAGGGCATCTGCAAAACCGTGGACGGCGTGCCTTTACTGAAAGACGTGACCTTTACGGTAAATAAGGGCGACAAGATCGTGTTTTCCTCCCACAACGAGCTGGCCCGCACGCTGCTGTTCCAGATCCTGATGGGCGAAATCGAGCCGGACAGCGGCAGCTTCAAATGGGGCGTGACCACCTCGCAGTCCTATCTGCCGCGCGATGTGAACGCCTATTTCGAAGACCCGGAGCTCACCATCATCGACTGGCTGCGGCAATTCTCGGAAGACAAACACGAAAGTTACATTCGCGGCTTTTTGGGAAAAATGCTGTTCTCCGGCGACGATGCGCTGAAAAAAGCGCAGGTGCTCTCGGGCGGCGAAAAGATGCGCTGCATGTTTTCCAAGCTGATGCTGTCGGGCGCGAACGTGCTGCTGCTTGACGACCCGACCAACCACCTCGATCTGGAATCCATCACGGCGGTGAACAACGGCCTGAAAGCGTTCCCCGGCACCATGCTGTTCACCTCGCATGACCTGGAGTTCATCGAGACCATCGCCAACCGCGTCATTGAGCTGACACCCGCCGGCATCTACGACAAGCAGACCTCGTTTGCCGATTTTCTGGAGAACGAAGACGCGCAGCAACGCATCGCCGCGCTGTATGCGGATGCCTGA
- a CDS encoding urease accessory protein UreD, whose product MNGSDGALHVRTCLRGGATVLEDCFFTPPYKIARPFPEPDGGVQLMVMSASAGILEGDRYTEDFRIGAGSRVTVTGQSYTKLFRMGTGHAEKRTRITVEAGAVLRWLPPPVLPFAGSRYVSDTVIDVRPDGSLIWRDILSCGRAGSGEVFRFASYRAALTVSQSGRPVLRERTVLLPDEQPLPGLGYYEGYTHQAALFFFGGHVPDKDCLLNVLADVPAVSAGVTDTLRGGRLVRMLGTGAEQLERLCGALAGCRA is encoded by the coding sequence ATGAACGGGAGCGACGGCGCGCTGCACGTGCGCACCTGCCTGCGCGGCGGCGCCACCGTGCTGGAGGATTGTTTTTTCACCCCGCCGTATAAGATTGCGCGCCCGTTTCCGGAGCCGGACGGCGGCGTCCAGCTTATGGTGATGAGCGCTTCCGCGGGCATTCTCGAGGGCGACCGCTATACGGAGGATTTTCGCATCGGCGCGGGCTCGCGCGTCACGGTCACGGGTCAGTCCTATACCAAGCTGTTCCGCATGGGGACGGGGCATGCCGAGAAGCGCACACGCATCACGGTAGAAGCGGGCGCTGTGCTGCGCTGGCTGCCTCCGCCGGTGCTCCCGTTCGCTGGCAGCCGCTATGTGTCCGATACCGTGATTGACGTGCGGCCCGACGGCAGCCTCATTTGGCGGGACATCCTCTCCTGCGGTCGGGCGGGCAGCGGGGAAGTGTTCCGCTTCGCGTCTTACCGCGCCGCGCTTACGGTTTCGCAGAGTGGGCGGCCGGTGCTGCGAGAGCGCACCGTGCTGCTTCCGGATGAGCAGCCGCTGCCCGGTTTGGGATACTATGAGGGATACACCCATCAGGCGGCGCTGTTTTTCTTTGGCGGGCATGTGCCGGACAAAGACTGCCTGCTCAACGTGCTGGCCGACGTGCCCGCCGTTTCCGCGGGCGTAACCGACACGCTGCGGGGCGGCAGGCTGGTGCGGATGCTGGGTACCGGCGCGGAACAGCTCGAGCGGCTCTGCGGCGCGCTGGCGGGCTGCAGAGCATGA
- the ureG gene encoding urease accessory protein UreG, which yields MAYVRIGVGGPVGSGKTALIERLTRKMAPDYSICVVTNDIYTKEDAEFLIRNSALPRERIVGVETGGCPHTAIREDCSMNLEAVEQMAANFPDVEIVFIESGGDNLSATFSPELADATIYVIDVAQGDKIPRKGGPGVTRSDLLVINKTDLAPYVGASLDVMARDAKRMRGNRPFLFTNLVNGSGVDEVIGWIRKNALLEGLA from the coding sequence ATGGCATATGTACGCATCGGTGTCGGCGGGCCGGTCGGCTCGGGCAAAACGGCCCTCATCGAGCGGCTCACACGAAAAATGGCGCCGGATTACAGCATCTGCGTCGTCACCAACGACATCTATACCAAAGAGGACGCGGAGTTTCTCATCCGCAACAGCGCGCTGCCCAGGGAGCGCATCGTGGGTGTGGAGACGGGCGGCTGCCCGCACACGGCCATCCGCGAAGACTGCTCCATGAATCTGGAGGCCGTGGAACAGATGGCGGCGAATTTTCCCGATGTGGAGATCGTGTTCATCGAGAGCGGCGGCGACAACCTCTCCGCTACGTTCAGTCCTGAGCTGGCGGACGCGACCATCTATGTCATCGACGTGGCGCAGGGCGATAAGATCCCCCGTAAGGGCGGCCCGGGCGTCACACGTTCCGACCTGCTCGTCATCAACAAGACCGACCTTGCGCCGTATGTGGGCGCGAGCCTGGATGTGATGGCCAGAGATGCAAAACGCATGCGCGGCAACCGCCCGTTTTTGTTCACCAATCTGGTGAACGGCAGCGGCGTGGACGAGGTGATCGGCTGGATACGCAAAAACGCGTTGCTCGAAGGGCTTGCCTGA
- a CDS encoding urease accessory protein UreF — MDTSFMKLLQITDAFFPVGAFTLSNGLETYVQQERLRTPADLEAYLAAFLRSAAYNDLAVAARAWDYIDDFAALLRLDALAAASRIPREVREGARRMCQRFFRLAGQMGAGGLERYAAAVRAGEAYGQYAVAFGLYARAQGIAREDAVAALAYNAVSAVVNNCVKLVPLGQHDGQRILHARLGDVLCAARLALDVPEEEIGLALPGLDLRAIQHEHLPARQYMS, encoded by the coding sequence ATGGACACCTCATTTATGAAGCTGCTGCAAATCACGGACGCATTTTTTCCCGTGGGGGCGTTCACGCTTTCAAACGGGTTGGAGACTTATGTGCAGCAGGAGCGTCTGCGCACCCCGGCCGATCTGGAAGCCTATCTGGCCGCGTTTCTGCGCTCTGCGGCATACAACGACCTCGCGGTGGCTGCGCGCGCGTGGGACTATATCGACGATTTCGCCGCGCTGCTGCGGCTGGACGCGTTGGCGGCGGCGTCCAGGATCCCGCGTGAGGTGCGAGAGGGCGCCAGACGGATGTGCCAGCGCTTTTTCCGCTTGGCCGGGCAGATGGGCGCGGGCGGTCTGGAGCGGTACGCGGCGGCGGTGCGGGCGGGGGAGGCATACGGCCAGTATGCGGTGGCGTTCGGGCTATACGCCCGCGCGCAGGGCATCGCGCGCGAAGACGCGGTGGCGGCGCTGGCCTACAATGCCGTGTCCGCCGTGGTGAATAACTGCGTCAAGCTCGTGCCGCTGGGCCAGCACGATGGGCAGCGCATCCTGCATGCGCGGCTGGGCGATGTGCTTTGTGCCGCCCGGTTGGCGCTGGACGTGCCGGAGGAGGAGATCGGGCTGGCGCTGCCGGGGCTGGATCTGCGCGCCATCCAGCACGAGCATCTCCCTGCCCGCCAATATATGTCCTAG